A single genomic interval of Hippoglossus stenolepis isolate QCI-W04-F060 chromosome 24, HSTE1.2, whole genome shotgun sequence harbors:
- the arpc2 gene encoding actin-related protein 2/3 complex subunit 2, whose protein sequence is MILLEINNRIIEETLTLKFDGASNGTKPEAVDVTFADFDGVLYHISNPNGEKSKLMVSISLKFYKELQEHGADELLKRVYGNFLVAAEACYNVSLVYDLDALPANKDDIVHQAGMLKRNCFASVFEKYFKFQEEGKEGEQRAVVHYRDDESMYVEAKKDRVTVVFSTVFKDDDDVIIGKVFMQEFKEGRRASHTAPQVLFSHREPPLELKDTDAAVGDNIGYITFVLFPRHTNANARDNTINLIHTFRDYLHYHIKCSKAYIHTRMRAKTSEFLKVLNRARPDAEKKEMKTISGKTFSR, encoded by the exons AACCAAACCAGAGGCCGTCGATGTGACGTTTGCAG ACTTCGATGGCGTCTTGTACCACATCTCCAACCCCAATGGGGAAAAGTCCAAACTGATGGTCAGCATCTCCCTGAAGTTCtacaaggagctgcaggagcatgGGGCTGatgag cttcTCAAGAGGGTCTATGGGAATTTCCTGGTGGCAGCAGAGGCTT GCTACAACGTGTCCCTCGTCTACGACCTGGACGCGCTACCAGCCAACAAAGATGACATCGTCCACCAGGCGGGGATGCTGAAGAGGAACTGCTTCGCCTCCGTATTCGAAAAGTACTTCAAGTTCCAGGAGGAGGGCAAGGAGGGCGAGCAGAGGGCCGTGGTCCACTACAGAGACGATGAGTCCAT GTATGTGGAGGCCAAGAAAGACAGAGTGACAGTTGTGTTCAGCACGGTGTTCAAAGACGACGACGATGTCATTATCGGAAAAGTCTTCATGCAG GAGTTCAAAGAGGGTCGGCGAGCCAGCCACACTGCCCCCCAGGTGCTGTTCAGCCACAGGGAGCCGCCGCTGGAGCTGAAGGACACAGACGCCGCCGTCGGGGACAACATCGGATACATCACCTTCG TTCTGTTCCCACGTCACACCAATGCCAATGCCAGAGACAACACCATCAACCTCATCCACACCTTCAGGGACTACCTGCACTACCACATAAAGTGCTCCAAG GCGTACATTCACACACGCATGAGGGCCAAGACGTCAGAGTTCCTCAAGGTGCTGAACCGTGCTCGACCCGACGCcgagaagaaggagatgaagacCATCTC tGGAAAGACCTTCTCCCGCTGA